A single window of Candidatus Bealeia paramacronuclearis DNA harbors:
- a CDS encoding response regulator, protein MTKILLVEDNEMNRDMLSRRLIRKGFEIEIAVDGQEGVSLAGQVHPDLILMDMSLPIMDGWEATRKIKGDAKTRSIPVIALTAHAMSDDKAKALEAGCDDYDTKPIDLERLLGKIEAALKIAKIAV, encoded by the coding sequence TTGACAAAAATTCTGCTGGTTGAAGACAATGAGATGAACAGAGACATGCTCTCTCGCCGACTCATTCGCAAAGGTTTTGAAATTGAGATTGCGGTTGATGGTCAAGAAGGTGTGTCTTTGGCAGGGCAAGTTCATCCAGATCTGATTTTGATGGACATGAGCCTTCCCATTATGGATGGTTGGGAAGCCACACGTAAAATCAAGGGTGACGCCAAGACAAGGAGCATACCTGTCATTGCATTAACTGCGCACGCAATGTCGGACGATAAAGCCAAGGCTTTGGAGGCAGGATGTGATGATTATGATACCAAACCCATTGACCTGGAGAGGCTTCTTGGAAAAATTGAAGCTGCTTTAAAAATCGCAAAAATCGCCGTTTAA
- a CDS encoding DUF3501 family protein gives MNQILPDDIQPLPLFLENRTIFQKEILAVKKQRRLQVGPFMTVLFENKKTLLWQIQEMVRIEKGGAEQILDEIEAYTPMIPQMREIVATLLIEIDDPELRKHLLGQLGHVDEKVSLEIGEESIFAKSTDDHPRTTEEGKTSAVHFIKFFLTPDQMKNFEDLSEKVILKVAHPHYDYAEELPNTMRTALIEDLKTSLGKDHS, from the coding sequence ATGAATCAGATTTTACCTGACGACATCCAGCCCCTTCCTCTTTTTTTAGAAAATCGGACGATATTTCAAAAAGAAATTTTGGCAGTAAAAAAACAACGCAGACTTCAAGTGGGCCCTTTTATGACAGTTCTTTTTGAAAATAAAAAAACGCTCCTTTGGCAAATTCAAGAAATGGTGCGTATTGAAAAAGGTGGAGCGGAGCAGATTCTAGATGAAATCGAAGCCTATACACCCATGATTCCTCAAATGCGGGAGATTGTAGCCACACTTTTGATTGAAATTGATGACCCAGAACTCCGAAAACATCTTTTAGGGCAATTGGGCCATGTGGATGAAAAAGTGAGTTTGGAAATTGGAGAGGAGTCCATTTTTGCAAAGTCCACGGATGATCATCCCCGCACAACGGAAGAGGGGAAAACATCCGCCGTGCATTTTATCAAATTTTTTCTGACGCCTGATCAGATGAAAAATTTTGAAGACCTTTCGGAAAAAGTCATTCTCAAAGTCGCACATCCCCATTATGACTACGCAGAAGAATTACCAAATACGATGCGCACAGCGTTGATTGAAGATCTAAAAACATCATTAGGAAAGGACCATTCATGA
- the uvrA gene encoding excinuclease ABC subunit UvrA, with protein MSSSILIRGAREHNLKNLTVEIPRDQLVVITGLSGSGKSSLAFDTLYAEGQRRYVESLSSYARQFLQLMQKPDVDGIDGLSPAISIEQKTTSKNPRSTVGTVTEIYDYLRLLFARIGVPHSPATGLPIQSQTVSEMVDRILILPQGTRLYLLAPIVRGRKGEYKKEILDLRKKGFQRIRIDGNLYDIEDAPELNKKLKHDIEIVVDRLVVGPDLGNRLAEAIETALNLSGGLLYALNSETQEDIVFSSKFACPVSGFTIEEIEPRLFSFNSPFGACPACDGLGMKVSFDPDLIIPDETLSLEGGAVAPWANSFAFYYNQALEAVCQKYGGKMTIPFHKLPEKTKEVILYGSGKDLVPTRIEDGTRSYQNNKSFEGVIPTLERRWRESKEKEGFHDEQSKYQSTQPCEVCCGYRLKPEALAVKISGKSIGEVTELSIADAENWFQNLPQHLSQKEIDIAHRILKEIQERLGFLVSVGLGYLSLSRSSGTLSGGESQRIRLASQIGSGLMGVLYVLDEPSIGLHQRDNDRLLATLKRLRDLGNSVVVVEHDEDAIRMADYVIDMGPGAGAHGGEIVAKGTPQEIIDNPKSLTGQYLCHTRGIPLPEKRRKLDSKKVIQIKKATANNLKSIDVDFPLGGFVAVTGVSGGGKSSLVLETLFKGLCHEIHGHHLNPKPYESLKGLDLIDKVIDIDQSPIGRTPRSNPATYTGIFTPIREWFASLPESKARGYGPGRFSFNVKGGRCEACQGDGVIKIEMHFLPDVYVECDKCHGKRYNRETLDIRYRDKSISDILDMTVDEAINFFHFMPSLRDKLATLAKVGLGYIHVGQRATTLSGGEAQRIKLSKELGKRATGKTLYILDEPTTGLHFEDVRKLLEVLHALVDQGNSVIVIEHNLEVIKTADWIIDLGPEGGDGGGEIVAFGTPENVVKVEKSYTGLYLKPYLKG; from the coding sequence ATGTCCTCATCCATTTTGATCCGCGGCGCTCGCGAACACAATTTAAAAAACCTGACGGTAGAAATCCCCCGGGATCAGCTTGTCGTCATCACAGGGCTTAGCGGATCAGGAAAATCCTCCTTGGCATTTGATACTCTTTATGCGGAAGGGCAGCGACGCTATGTTGAAAGTTTGTCGTCCTATGCGCGCCAATTTTTGCAACTCATGCAAAAGCCAGATGTAGACGGCATAGACGGGCTTTCCCCCGCCATTTCTATTGAGCAAAAAACCACATCTAAAAATCCCCGCTCGACGGTTGGAACCGTCACAGAAATTTATGACTATTTAAGACTTCTTTTTGCGCGCATTGGTGTGCCCCATTCTCCCGCAACGGGACTTCCCATTCAAAGCCAGACGGTTTCTGAAATGGTCGATAGGATTTTAATTCTACCGCAAGGCACACGCCTTTATTTATTGGCGCCCATCGTTCGCGGTCGCAAGGGCGAGTACAAAAAAGAAATCCTTGATTTGCGTAAAAAAGGATTTCAACGCATTCGCATTGATGGAAATCTGTACGATATTGAAGATGCGCCTGAGCTTAATAAAAAACTCAAACATGATATTGAGATTGTGGTCGATCGTCTTGTGGTGGGACCTGATTTGGGGAACCGCTTGGCAGAGGCAATTGAGACGGCTCTGAATCTTTCCGGTGGACTTTTGTATGCCCTAAACTCTGAAACTCAAGAGGACATCGTTTTTTCCTCTAAGTTTGCTTGCCCTGTTTCTGGATTTACCATTGAAGAAATTGAACCCCGATTGTTTTCTTTCAACAGTCCTTTTGGTGCCTGTCCCGCTTGTGATGGATTGGGGATGAAAGTCTCTTTTGACCCAGATTTGATCATTCCTGATGAAACATTATCTTTGGAGGGAGGAGCTGTTGCCCCCTGGGCCAATTCCTTTGCTTTTTATTATAATCAGGCTCTCGAAGCGGTGTGCCAAAAATATGGCGGCAAAATGACGATACCTTTCCATAAGCTGCCTGAAAAAACGAAGGAAGTCATTTTATATGGTTCGGGTAAAGATTTGGTTCCAACGCGCATTGAAGATGGAACGCGGAGTTATCAAAACAATAAGTCTTTTGAAGGAGTCATTCCAACTCTCGAGCGCCGCTGGAGAGAGAGCAAAGAAAAAGAAGGTTTTCACGACGAACAAAGCAAATACCAAAGCACACAACCGTGTGAAGTGTGTTGTGGGTATCGCCTGAAACCAGAGGCATTGGCCGTGAAAATTTCCGGAAAATCTATTGGTGAGGTCACAGAACTGTCTATTGCGGATGCTGAAAATTGGTTTCAAAATTTGCCCCAACATCTTTCTCAAAAAGAGATCGATATTGCCCACCGGATCTTAAAAGAAATTCAAGAACGCCTTGGGTTTTTGGTGAGTGTGGGGTTGGGATATCTCTCCTTAAGTCGGTCTTCGGGAACACTCTCGGGAGGGGAAAGTCAGCGTATTCGTTTAGCGTCTCAAATCGGATCGGGTTTGATGGGAGTCTTGTATGTTTTAGATGAGCCCTCCATCGGGCTTCATCAGCGCGACAATGACCGTCTTTTGGCAACCTTGAAGAGACTTCGAGATTTGGGAAATTCCGTGGTTGTTGTGGAACATGACGAAGATGCCATTCGTATGGCAGATTATGTGATCGACATGGGTCCCGGTGCTGGTGCTCATGGCGGTGAGATTGTGGCCAAAGGAACACCTCAAGAAATTATAGACAATCCCAAAAGTTTGACAGGCCAATACCTTTGTCATACTCGCGGGATTCCTTTACCCGAAAAAAGGCGGAAATTGGATTCCAAAAAAGTCATTCAAATTAAAAAGGCAACCGCAAATAATTTAAAATCAATTGATGTTGATTTTCCTTTGGGTGGATTTGTAGCCGTAACCGGTGTTTCGGGGGGCGGAAAATCCTCCCTTGTTTTGGAGACACTTTTCAAAGGTCTTTGTCATGAAATTCATGGACATCATCTTAATCCAAAACCTTATGAAAGTCTAAAAGGCCTTGATCTCATCGATAAAGTCATTGATATTGACCAGTCCCCTATTGGACGAACACCACGTTCTAATCCCGCGACTTATACCGGTATTTTCACACCCATTCGCGAATGGTTTGCGTCCCTGCCTGAATCCAAAGCCCGCGGCTATGGCCCTGGTCGTTTTTCATTCAATGTAAAGGGCGGCCGATGCGAGGCGTGCCAAGGCGATGGCGTCATTAAAATTGAAATGCACTTTCTTCCTGATGTTTATGTCGAATGTGATAAATGCCATGGGAAACGTTACAATCGTGAAACTTTAGATATTAGGTATAGGGATAAATCCATCTCAGACATTCTCGATATGACCGTGGATGAGGCTATCAATTTTTTCCATTTCATGCCGAGCCTGCGGGATAAATTGGCGACCCTCGCCAAAGTGGGGCTTGGATATATTCATGTGGGACAACGGGCAACCACCCTTTCTGGAGGGGAGGCCCAACGCATCAAGCTCTCAAAAGAGCTCGGAAAACGGGCCACAGGAAAAACCCTTTATATTTTGGACGAACCCACAACTGGCCTTCATTTTGAGGATGTCCGAAAACTTCTTGAAGTTCTTCATGCCCTTGTTGATCAAGGCAATTCTGTGATTGTGATTGAGCATAATCTTGAGGTGATTAAAACGGCCGATTGGATTATTGATCTCGGGCCCGAGGGTGGCGATGGCGGCGGTGAGATTGTAGCCTTTGGCACCCCTGAAAATGTTGTGAAAGTTGAAAAAAGTTATACCGGCCTTTATTTAAAACCGTATTTAAAAGGGTGA
- the miaA gene encoding tRNA (adenosine(37)-N6)-dimethylallyltransferase MiaA, whose translation MKEKQHLQHYIVAGPTGSGKSSYALEFAQKVGGIVINADSLQIYQDLPILTAQPSTQDKEIVPHCLYGFLGPEGQYSALKWVEDVTHILEEATSPCILVGGTGFYFNTLLEGLSPIPDVPQATKDYVRPLKLLEVRYLLETQDPLMAERLHPHDLQRNARALEVLLGTGRSLSFWQSLRRNPSPYAFYKIGIFPERASHESAMKERVLKMWEEGAIEEVSFLLEKGLSEIASLRSAIGFDEIESYLKGDLSLEIAQNLMMIKTRQYAKRQLTWFRHQMKFDEILSNIIGSKERST comes from the coding sequence ATGAAAGAAAAGCAACACCTTCAGCATTACATTGTCGCAGGACCTACAGGGTCGGGAAAGTCCTCTTATGCGCTCGAATTCGCCCAAAAAGTGGGCGGCATAGTTATTAATGCGGACAGTCTCCAGATTTATCAAGACCTTCCCATTTTAACGGCCCAACCCTCAACTCAAGACAAAGAAATCGTACCTCATTGCCTTTATGGATTTTTGGGACCTGAAGGGCAATACTCCGCATTAAAATGGGTAGAGGATGTGACTCATATTTTGGAGGAAGCTACAAGTCCTTGCATTCTTGTGGGAGGGACTGGGTTTTATTTCAACACTCTTTTGGAAGGACTTTCCCCCATTCCTGACGTGCCCCAAGCGACCAAAGATTATGTTAGGCCTCTAAAGCTTTTGGAGGTTCGATATCTTTTAGAAACCCAGGACCCCCTTATGGCAGAACGCCTTCATCCCCATGATCTCCAGCGTAACGCTCGGGCTCTTGAGGTGCTTTTAGGAACGGGACGGTCTCTGTCCTTTTGGCAGTCTTTAAGGCGAAATCCCAGCCCTTATGCATTTTACAAAATCGGCATTTTTCCAGAGCGGGCTTCCCATGAAAGCGCTATGAAAGAGCGCGTTCTTAAAATGTGGGAAGAAGGGGCTATTGAAGAAGTTAGTTTTCTTTTGGAGAAAGGATTGTCTGAAATTGCGTCTCTTAGAAGTGCCATTGGGTTTGATGAAATTGAATCGTATTTAAAGGGCGATCTGTCTTTGGAGATTGCACAAAACCTTATGATGATCAAAACGCGCCAGTATGCTAAACGGCAGCTCACCTGGTTTCGTCATCAGATGAAATTTGACGAAATCCTCTCTAATATCATTGGGAGCAAAGAGCGCTCAACTTAG
- the tssF gene encoding type VI secretion system baseplate subunit TssF, translated as MAQNAQEELLEYYQQEMAYLRRSGARFAQQYPHVAEALNLTATDTSDPHVERLLESFAFLTAKLQKDVDDRFSRFSNTLLSVLYPQFVQPFPSSSIAHFKLSPHLGKLATGTVVPKGTQLYTEAQNGEKCRFQTIYPVEMWPVEIIEAGIISQDQLNLPEAPFNTQWFYHLRIQRYDGAMSDLNFSSLRFSILGGKYLTNFIYSTIFGFSPNAASPILFQGDAMDMAVVLPSDSISPVGFNEGENLIPYPPQSHEAYRLLCEYFMFPEKFMFFDLKNLAPQSCNQYFDIYIGINPSVKLDKIHVSSDNFKLGCTPIVNLFPKISEPLDLTNQSIAYKLIPDQRRQGSTEIHSIQKVTAAVPGKKDTLSYSPYFSYNHDMEENDQSRFWYAQRKPTDVPNAIGTDMWLSFVDFKFNPNAPSNQSIYAHTLCTNRDLATFVPAGAALQVDGSIPSAVITCVMRPTPQVNPLLSGDNLWQLISQLSLNHLSLSCANNSIVTLKEMLRLYMWSSRYDAQPEINALEGISYQTSVRRTGTDGWRGFVQGLSINLTTSSNIFEGSGLFLLCSVLNQFFSLYVGINSYTSYAVCRRREKR; from the coding sequence GTGGCTCAAAACGCACAAGAAGAGCTTTTAGAGTATTACCAACAAGAGATGGCATACTTAAGGCGTTCTGGAGCCCGGTTTGCCCAACAATATCCTCATGTTGCCGAAGCTCTTAACTTAACCGCTACAGATACCTCTGACCCTCATGTGGAGCGTTTGCTGGAATCTTTTGCCTTTCTAACCGCCAAACTTCAAAAAGATGTGGATGATCGGTTTTCTCGTTTTTCTAATACCCTATTGTCTGTTCTTTATCCCCAATTTGTTCAGCCTTTTCCGTCTTCCTCCATTGCGCATTTTAAACTCTCTCCCCATTTGGGAAAATTGGCGACAGGCACTGTTGTTCCCAAAGGAACACAACTTTATACAGAAGCACAAAACGGGGAGAAGTGTCGTTTTCAAACCATTTATCCTGTGGAAATGTGGCCTGTTGAGATTATTGAAGCTGGAATCATCAGCCAAGATCAACTCAATCTTCCCGAAGCTCCTTTCAATACTCAGTGGTTTTATCATTTACGCATTCAAAGATATGATGGGGCAATGTCGGACTTGAATTTCAGTTCCTTGAGATTTTCGATTTTGGGCGGAAAATATCTTACGAACTTTATTTATTCGACAATTTTTGGATTTAGCCCTAATGCCGCCTCCCCCATTTTATTCCAAGGGGATGCGATGGACATGGCAGTTGTTTTGCCGTCTGATTCGATCTCACCCGTGGGATTTAATGAGGGGGAAAATTTAATTCCTTATCCGCCACAATCTCATGAAGCGTATCGCCTTTTGTGTGAGTATTTTATGTTCCCTGAAAAATTCATGTTCTTTGATTTGAAGAATCTTGCACCACAATCTTGCAATCAATATTTTGATATTTATATTGGGATAAATCCTAGTGTGAAGTTGGATAAAATTCATGTCTCATCAGATAATTTTAAATTGGGCTGCACACCAATTGTGAATTTATTCCCGAAAATTTCAGAGCCTTTGGATCTGACGAATCAATCTATTGCCTATAAATTAATTCCCGATCAAAGACGGCAAGGTTCCACAGAAATCCATTCCATTCAAAAAGTCACGGCCGCCGTTCCGGGCAAAAAAGATACACTCTCCTATTCGCCCTATTTTTCTTACAACCATGATATGGAGGAAAATGATCAAAGTCGATTCTGGTATGCCCAACGCAAACCCACAGATGTTCCCAATGCAATTGGAACGGACATGTGGCTGTCGTTTGTGGATTTTAAATTCAATCCCAATGCACCGAGCAATCAGTCGATTTATGCCCACACACTTTGTACAAATCGGGATTTGGCAACTTTTGTACCCGCAGGGGCGGCACTTCAAGTTGATGGCTCAATTCCTTCTGCGGTCATTACATGTGTGATGAGGCCTACACCTCAGGTCAATCCACTTTTGAGCGGGGACAATCTCTGGCAATTGATTTCTCAGCTGTCTTTAAATCATTTAAGCCTTTCGTGCGCGAACAATTCGATTGTGACATTGAAGGAAATGTTGCGTCTTTATATGTGGTCGAGCCGCTATGATGCGCAACCTGAGATCAACGCTCTTGAAGGAATTTCTTACCAGACCTCCGTTCGAAGGACTGGCACAGACGGATGGCGGGGATTTGTGCAAGGTCTCTCCATTAATTTGACGACTTCCTCAAATATTTTTGAGGGCTCTGGGCTCTTTTTATTGTGCAGCGTGTTGAATCAATTTTTCTCACTTTATGTGGGCATTAATTCTTACACGAGTTACGCAGTTTGCAGGAGAAGAGAGAAGAGATAA
- a CDS encoding NAD(P)H-hydrate dehydratase, producing MNETSFLMTENFYHLYTVSQMRARETHAVSHGLTLSTLMENAGRAASLEIMKRWDTKRTVILAGPGKNGGDGFVVARHLREAGWPVRVFGTPESSLAQEMAHQVDGILPLDKVDFEDQDLIIDALFGTGLKRSLENPWHILIAKANASGLPIVSLDLPSGVNSDTGEIMGKAIQATLTITFDAPKPGAFLFPGKEFFGILITKDIGIPNSNSEDLQIFLNTPELWKSFLKVPTWRDHKLSRGNVLVIGSSHMVGAPKMAALSARRVGAGYVTLMVPKTIEAFLQGSVWGEIIKSYKTSEDIEMALQSGRFQSVVIGPGMPPSLETQEIVKTILKWHKPTVLDGGALSSFENQKEDLFESLHENVVITPHEGEFLRLFPHLQGKLRIEMAKTASSQISATLILKGADTLIAKNGKIAIQPFASPWLATAGTGDILAGILGAFLSKKLLPFEASLAAVWVHASASQIVGPYLIAEDLIEALPQEMKCIFT from the coding sequence ATGAATGAGACTTCATTCCTCATGACTGAAAATTTTTATCACCTTTATACGGTCTCCCAAATGCGCGCCCGTGAGACGCATGCAGTGTCTCACGGCCTCACTTTAAGTACTCTCATGGAAAACGCAGGAAGAGCAGCCTCTCTTGAGATTATGAAAAGATGGGACACCAAACGCACCGTCATCCTTGCTGGCCCAGGAAAAAACGGCGGTGATGGGTTTGTCGTGGCCCGCCATCTTCGAGAAGCCGGATGGCCAGTCCGCGTTTTTGGAACGCCGGAATCATCCTTGGCTCAAGAAATGGCACATCAGGTTGACGGAATTTTGCCTTTGGACAAAGTCGATTTTGAAGATCAAGATCTCATTATCGATGCACTTTTTGGAACGGGCTTGAAACGTTCTCTTGAGAACCCTTGGCACATACTCATTGCAAAAGCCAATGCATCGGGACTGCCCATTGTATCTCTGGATCTTCCTTCAGGGGTCAATAGTGATACAGGGGAGATTATGGGTAAGGCCATTCAAGCTACACTCACAATAACTTTTGACGCACCCAAGCCTGGAGCGTTTCTTTTTCCCGGAAAAGAATTTTTCGGGATTCTTATTACAAAAGATATTGGGATTCCGAACTCAAATTCAGAAGATCTTCAGATTTTTCTGAACACCCCCGAACTTTGGAAAAGTTTTTTAAAAGTTCCTACTTGGCGCGATCATAAATTGAGTCGGGGGAATGTTCTTGTGATCGGATCTTCTCATATGGTAGGTGCGCCTAAAATGGCTGCACTTTCAGCAAGAAGAGTGGGTGCGGGATATGTGACACTCATGGTTCCCAAAACAATTGAAGCCTTTCTTCAAGGCAGTGTTTGGGGGGAGATTATAAAATCCTATAAAACCTCTGAAGATATTGAAATGGCACTTCAAAGCGGACGGTTTCAATCGGTTGTGATTGGCCCCGGCATGCCCCCCTCCTTAGAAACGCAAGAGATCGTCAAAACCATTTTGAAATGGCACAAACCCACAGTTCTGGATGGGGGAGCCTTAAGTTCTTTTGAAAATCAAAAAGAAGATCTTTTTGAATCATTACACGAAAACGTCGTAATCACTCCCCATGAAGGCGAATTTTTGAGGCTTTTTCCTCACCTTCAAGGAAAACTAAGGATTGAGATGGCCAAAACTGCATCTTCTCAAATTTCTGCCACCTTAATTTTAAAAGGAGCAGACACCCTTATTGCAAAAAACGGAAAAATTGCCATTCAACCTTTTGCCTCTCCTTGGCTTGCCACGGCCGGCACAGGGGATATTCTTGCGGGAATTCTGGGCGCCTTTCTCTCAAAAAAACTGCTCCCCTTTGAGGCGTCTTTAGCGGCCGTGTGGGTCCATGCGAGTGCTTCCCAAATTGTAGGACCTTATCTCATCGCGGAAGATTTAATTGAGGCCTTGCCTCAGGAAATGAAATGTATATTCACCTAA
- a CDS encoding gamma-glutamylcyclotransferase family protein, with product MSSTESSKVYLFSYGTLRDKSVQIATFSRVLKGVPDKLQSYHLLDLQITDPHVIQVSGKAVHQILQPSKNPEDFVEGLVFELTPQELINADDYEVADYKRIKVQLASGQMAWVYVSIDHP from the coding sequence ATGTCTTCCACAGAAAGTTCCAAAGTCTATCTTTTTTCCTATGGCACATTAAGGGATAAGTCTGTCCAAATTGCTACTTTTTCACGCGTATTGAAAGGCGTTCCGGATAAACTTCAAAGTTATCATTTGCTCGACCTTCAGATCACGGATCCCCATGTCATTCAAGTCAGTGGGAAAGCCGTGCACCAAATTCTTCAACCCTCAAAAAATCCAGAAGATTTCGTAGAGGGCTTGGTTTTTGAGCTCACGCCTCAAGAGCTCATAAACGCCGATGACTACGAAGTGGCTGATTACAAGCGCATCAAAGTGCAATTGGCCTCTGGTCAAATGGCCTGGGTTTATGTGAGTATCGATCATCCCTAA
- a CDS encoding SCO family protein, whose product MSPTGKNALIAFVIIAGVTGMAALGILKSHEPKVQAGASWEGPSQDLGKGPVIGGVFHLVDQNGHPKTEKDFLGKPTLLYFGYTFCPDICPMALGNLTQLLDGVGADKLNVAFITIDPERDTVSQLKTYSSNFHPSIVLMTGTSTQTQEALKAYHVYAAKVKDPGMTDYVMDHSSIIYVMDGQGKYVKSFNHKSSATEMKAALKDVIR is encoded by the coding sequence ATGAGTCCCACAGGAAAAAATGCACTCATTGCATTTGTCATTATTGCAGGTGTCACAGGGATGGCTGCCCTTGGCATTTTAAAATCCCATGAACCCAAAGTTCAAGCGGGAGCGTCCTGGGAAGGGCCTTCCCAAGATTTGGGAAAGGGGCCCGTTATTGGGGGAGTTTTTCATCTCGTGGATCAAAATGGACATCCCAAAACTGAAAAGGATTTTTTGGGAAAACCTACACTCCTCTATTTTGGATATACGTTTTGTCCCGATATTTGTCCGATGGCTTTGGGAAATCTCACCCAACTTTTGGATGGGGTCGGGGCCGACAAGCTCAACGTAGCTTTTATTACTATTGATCCGGAAAGAGATACGGTTTCTCAACTCAAAACCTATTCAAGCAACTTTCATCCAAGTATTGTTTTGATGACGGGAACTTCCACACAAACCCAAGAGGCTCTCAAGGCTTATCACGTCTATGCTGCAAAAGTAAAAGATCCTGGTATGACAGATTATGTCATGGATCACTCCTCCATCATTTATGTGATGGACGGACAAGGGAAATATGTAAAATCCTTTAACCACAAATCTTCAGCTACAGAGATGAAAGCTGCATTGAAGGATGTGATTAGGTGA
- the tssG gene encoding type VI secretion system baseplate subunit TssG, with the protein MANSNRRTDTSLKDQLFQEPYLFEFHRAIQILELMEPDKLPLGLGVNAKDEAVEIKSRAHFDSLRSDIYSLESTTQRHQTPVMEINFMGIAGVQGPLPFPYSEMIIQRQRSGDSSLRDFLDIFNHRLVSILHRIRKQSQISLFSKQPDKIPHATALKAFLGINAKSLQKRMKVPDRALLQYAGLVWRKPHSREGLVQLLMTYFNVPVTIEECVGKRRAIHPEHQTRIGQSGQFQTLGKTAALGTAMWDYQSHFRVILGPLTAKQFARFLPHKSSYQRLSDLIKFYVPTNMDFEIELLIQRKDIFALKLDEQHALGWTSWLGKAKHKNDVPDLRVRLGSQI; encoded by the coding sequence ATGGCCAACTCAAATCGGCGCACAGACACTTCTTTAAAAGACCAACTTTTTCAGGAGCCTTATCTTTTCGAGTTTCATCGCGCCATTCAAATTCTGGAGCTGATGGAGCCTGATAAGCTACCTTTAGGTTTAGGCGTAAATGCGAAAGATGAAGCTGTTGAGATCAAATCGCGCGCGCATTTTGATTCTTTGAGAAGTGATATTTATAGTCTTGAAAGCACCACGCAGCGTCATCAAACGCCCGTTATGGAAATTAATTTTATGGGGATTGCAGGCGTCCAAGGACCTCTGCCTTTTCCTTATAGTGAAATGATCATTCAACGCCAAAGAAGTGGAGATAGTAGTCTTAGAGATTTTTTAGATATCTTTAATCATCGATTGGTCTCGATTTTGCACCGCATTCGCAAACAATCTCAGATCAGTCTTTTTTCAAAACAACCCGATAAAATTCCTCATGCCACAGCTCTGAAGGCATTTTTGGGGATTAATGCAAAATCATTGCAAAAGCGCATGAAAGTGCCAGATCGTGCATTGTTGCAGTATGCAGGCCTTGTGTGGCGAAAACCCCACTCCCGTGAAGGTCTTGTCCAGCTTTTGATGACCTATTTTAATGTGCCCGTTACAATCGAAGAATGTGTGGGAAAAAGACGTGCCATTCATCCTGAGCATCAAACGCGCATTGGGCAATCTGGGCAATTTCAAACCCTTGGAAAAACGGCCGCTTTGGGAACGGCCATGTGGGATTACCAATCTCATTTCAGAGTTATCTTAGGACCACTCACGGCCAAACAATTTGCGCGCTTTTTGCCACACAAAAGTTCCTATCAAAGACTTTCAGATCTCATTAAATTTTATGTTCCCACAAACATGGATTTTGAAATTGAATTGCTGATTCAGCGGAAAGATATTTTTGCGCTCAAGCTCGATGAACAACATGCACTTGGCTGGACGTCTTGGCTTGGAAAAGCAAAACATAAAAACGACGTGCCAGATCTTCGGGTGCGTTTGGGATCTCAGATTTAG